Proteins encoded in a region of the Atopobium sp. oral taxon 416 genome:
- a CDS encoding M28 family peptidase has translation MSKTHEYLDYLEEQIGIAPANSQEELDAAQTISKVMQDHNVDPQLEEFSASTGSQTLVPIFTILMLVGLIMAGIGSFVRIIGAIITIIFAVTLTLHHQGRISFDRVGPQCKSQNVVGLHQHTGPKVIKGNRPIVIVAHYDAPRVNPLIENKTTAAWYVLAKRASTYCIYISMIAALLQLFGFIPSIVRTIIWIVGIVAGLIPTALAIGDIATRFGDCTDGANDNKSSVAALLSIVNNVHPGTDRALEIEAEKAKEEAQRAEEGWQAAEAKREAEAKAERLSHYRRHGVDTLRSLNMLPEDCTIEYEREEAAVAAPQEEGQSDETSVLSAQTDEKTQQTTPADKTLRRPTVGSRFNRSNEARKADKREQTQKEEPEKHESQASAGQPGEEQPTTSFTAPTLDEQNEVAEETPIETEEKTPEEPGEGETSTEKPKGKYRDKKNLWPNVLDAEWESITPEPDTDTTESDTEMETTPQESDTAEAVQEENQQAASEESTGTETNEEQDKEDTTQSEESSKSKFQKFVQKFHHNAASKETEPEPSTEEGKTDSPDTTQNSSAEETTDEATDKEGPGKEEQTSVPEEKAEHLQSDDNESHSDEDDNFSQMVESTFDKHFNKRNETSDTTQKTEPDKITGETDEGAKNSSPVDDSGVMAALASLDKEVKLPSEDEDSQSETGQMDENVSQETDDSEATSPADHEETEESTPVAKQDEEQPAQSEEEANAPASPEPSEASDEEEQEASTEGTASDESAPTDGAAEEAPAEKPDAQSARAEIPCDWEAVSKKVPVTAEYRLIASKDRSKSDSDGAAPTELEASDNKEPVAQQETPEVNDTAEDTSEHEEDVSEDRTDENEDTGEVEETAKGDSEIEDELSVSQTDEEGSHEIKSDLQNDTEPESDDTPIAKKPIAEADFSEEEEQTGTAGDIESKALSETEKISDETAGVGDEEPNEGTDGVTAGGAGSKQTSQELDFKSTIPKNYTVGREMPAEEPASNNLRTGKQDSAVRLEDKQHATDRGLKISRSGQHSRINEAIQQTRSEVPKTSSAVPAESVDGSFDTEQQLHTDTEPVESFDTEQKSKEIDQQKAKSMKDKHYTKPEMPDDPNWGKSSFTPQIPDATRQAILNDVPDPAKKSYDPFAEKPQTEGIDDLPVTGQPAISFGSTRRFDVITPQSLEKIARETQEPQDRGRHKGDRDGKDKRSKRGNNGWKGGATPKDEFRDHTVESEDQQESEDKPETRGYELDVQEPVSEEHQPVVQDVQTVPEPQSTAAAPQQQEEAQEAAPKNTVSVTEEELRDAVLSMNDDDLISHDIWFVATGGSELDHGGMKSFLRNHREDISGAFVINLDCIGAGTPTLLTREGSNTSKHSNHRLVRMLSKIAKNLGLSLNRARFDYGDTDATTAIRTHIRAVTIMGMDENGLPAYSHTLDDVNENVDGDQVADIVALVTELIRES, from the coding sequence ATGTCAAAGACGCATGAATACTTAGACTATCTTGAGGAACAGATAGGCATTGCGCCTGCAAACAGCCAAGAAGAACTCGATGCCGCTCAGACAATCTCTAAAGTTATGCAGGACCATAACGTGGATCCCCAACTCGAAGAGTTCAGCGCATCGACAGGGTCGCAGACGCTCGTGCCAATCTTCACGATTCTGATGCTCGTCGGTCTCATTATGGCTGGCATCGGCTCCTTTGTCCGTATCATCGGTGCCATCATCACTATCATCTTTGCGGTCACTCTAACCTTGCATCACCAGGGTCGTATCTCGTTTGATCGGGTTGGGCCACAGTGCAAGAGTCAAAACGTTGTTGGCCTCCACCAGCACACCGGTCCCAAAGTCATTAAAGGCAACCGACCGATCGTGATTGTCGCGCACTACGACGCCCCGCGCGTCAACCCCCTGATTGAAAACAAGACCACTGCCGCATGGTATGTGTTGGCAAAGCGGGCAAGCACGTACTGTATCTATATAAGTATGATCGCAGCGCTGCTTCAACTCTTCGGATTTATCCCCTCTATCGTGCGGACCATCATCTGGATTGTCGGTATCGTCGCGGGCCTCATTCCCACCGCTCTTGCAATCGGCGACATCGCGACGCGCTTCGGTGACTGCACCGATGGGGCTAACGACAACAAATCATCTGTTGCCGCACTGTTGAGCATCGTAAACAATGTGCACCCAGGGACAGATCGTGCCCTTGAGATAGAAGCAGAGAAAGCCAAAGAGGAAGCGCAGCGCGCTGAAGAGGGGTGGCAGGCTGCGGAAGCCAAACGGGAAGCCGAAGCGAAAGCGGAACGGCTTTCCCACTATCGCCGGCATGGCGTAGACACACTTCGCTCTCTCAACATGCTCCCCGAAGACTGCACTATAGAGTATGAGAGAGAAGAAGCGGCGGTCGCAGCGCCGCAGGAAGAAGGACAGTCTGATGAGACAAGTGTGCTGTCCGCTCAGACTGATGAAAAAACACAGCAGACTACTCCGGCGGACAAGACCCTCAGACGTCCAACCGTCGGTAGTCGGTTTAATCGTTCGAATGAGGCTCGAAAAGCGGACAAGCGTGAGCAGACGCAAAAGGAAGAGCCTGAAAAACATGAGTCCCAGGCCTCAGCTGGACAGCCGGGAGAAGAGCAACCGACCACATCGTTTACTGCGCCGACCCTTGATGAGCAGAATGAGGTAGCCGAAGAGACTCCCATCGAGACAGAGGAGAAAACTCCCGAAGAGCCTGGTGAGGGTGAGACCTCTACAGAGAAGCCCAAAGGCAAATATAGGGACAAGAAGAATCTTTGGCCGAATGTTCTAGACGCTGAGTGGGAGTCAATCACTCCTGAACCTGACACTGATACCACTGAATCCGACACGGAGATGGAGACAACTCCACAAGAGAGCGATACAGCTGAGGCAGTGCAGGAAGAGAATCAGCAAGCGGCTTCAGAAGAATCAACTGGGACAGAGACCAATGAGGAACAGGACAAGGAGGATACCACTCAGTCTGAGGAGTCAAGCAAGTCCAAGTTTCAGAAGTTCGTTCAGAAATTTCATCACAACGCTGCGTCCAAAGAGACTGAGCCAGAGCCCTCAACGGAAGAAGGGAAGACAGACTCACCTGATACCACACAGAATAGTTCTGCTGAGGAAACGACGGATGAGGCAACGGATAAAGAGGGGCCTGGAAAGGAAGAGCAGACTTCTGTTCCGGAGGAGAAGGCCGAGCATCTTCAATCTGACGACAACGAGTCTCACAGCGATGAGGATGACAATTTCTCGCAGATGGTTGAGTCTACCTTTGATAAGCACTTCAACAAGAGAAATGAAACTTCAGACACAACTCAAAAAACGGAGCCTGACAAAATTACAGGTGAGACCGATGAAGGAGCTAAGAATTCCTCTCCGGTTGATGACTCAGGTGTAATGGCAGCGTTGGCATCCCTAGACAAGGAAGTGAAGCTGCCCTCCGAGGACGAGGATAGTCAGTCTGAGACTGGGCAGATGGATGAGAATGTTTCACAAGAAACAGATGACAGCGAAGCTACTTCTCCGGCTGACCATGAAGAAACAGAGGAATCGACTCCTGTGGCGAAGCAGGATGAAGAACAACCCGCTCAGTCCGAAGAAGAAGCGAATGCCCCTGCGAGCCCCGAGCCATCGGAAGCTTCTGACGAAGAGGAGCAAGAGGCTTCTACGGAGGGAACCGCATCTGATGAGAGTGCACCCACTGATGGAGCTGCTGAAGAGGCACCCGCAGAGAAACCTGACGCCCAATCTGCGCGGGCCGAAATACCGTGCGATTGGGAGGCGGTCAGCAAAAAGGTCCCCGTCACTGCTGAATATAGATTGATAGCTTCGAAGGATCGCTCGAAGTCTGATTCGGATGGGGCGGCGCCCACAGAGCTGGAAGCATCTGATAATAAAGAGCCGGTCGCTCAGCAAGAGACACCTGAGGTGAATGACACTGCTGAAGATACAAGCGAACATGAGGAAGATGTCTCAGAGGATCGGACTGATGAGAATGAGGATACCGGGGAAGTCGAAGAGACAGCAAAGGGTGACTCTGAGATAGAAGATGAGCTATCTGTATCACAGACAGACGAAGAGGGCTCTCATGAAATAAAATCTGACCTCCAAAACGATACCGAGCCCGAGAGTGACGACACCCCAATCGCCAAAAAGCCTATCGCCGAAGCTGACTTCTCCGAAGAGGAGGAGCAGACAGGTACTGCTGGGGACATTGAATCCAAAGCGTTGTCCGAAACAGAGAAGATTTCCGATGAAACTGCTGGAGTAGGGGACGAGGAACCGAATGAAGGTACCGACGGCGTGACCGCCGGTGGCGCTGGTAGTAAGCAGACCTCACAGGAGCTTGATTTCAAATCTACTATTCCGAAGAACTATACGGTGGGCCGTGAGATGCCAGCCGAAGAGCCTGCATCCAACAACCTTCGTACAGGCAAGCAAGATTCTGCGGTCCGTCTCGAGGATAAACAGCACGCGACCGATAGAGGGCTTAAGATCAGCCGGTCTGGTCAGCACTCAAGAATTAACGAGGCTATACAACAGACAAGGTCTGAGGTCCCTAAGACTTCTTCAGCTGTTCCTGCAGAGAGCGTGGACGGTAGTTTTGACACAGAGCAACAGCTCCATACAGATACCGAGCCGGTAGAATCCTTCGATACTGAGCAAAAGTCAAAGGAGATCGATCAGCAGAAGGCTAAATCTATGAAGGACAAACACTACACAAAGCCTGAGATGCCCGACGATCCAAATTGGGGTAAATCCTCCTTCACACCCCAGATTCCGGATGCAACGCGTCAAGCTATCCTGAATGATGTACCGGATCCTGCCAAGAAATCGTATGATCCATTTGCTGAGAAACCCCAAACAGAGGGGATCGATGATCTGCCTGTTACTGGGCAGCCGGCAATTTCCTTTGGCAGCACCCGTCGCTTTGACGTTATTACCCCGCAGTCGCTCGAGAAGATCGCTCGAGAGACACAGGAGCCCCAAGATCGTGGACGGCACAAGGGTGACAGGGATGGTAAGGACAAGAGATCTAAGCGTGGGAACAACGGGTGGAAAGGAGGCGCAACTCCGAAAGATGAGTTTCGTGACCATACTGTAGAGTCTGAGGACCAGCAAGAATCTGAGGACAAGCCGGAAACACGCGGTTATGAGCTCGACGTTCAGGAACCGGTTTCTGAAGAGCATCAACCTGTTGTTCAAGACGTACAAACTGTACCTGAACCACAGAGCACCGCTGCAGCACCACAGCAGCAGGAGGAAGCTCAGGAAGCAGCTCCTAAAAATACCGTGAGTGTCACTGAGGAAGAGCTCCGCGACGCAGTTCTCTCGATGAACGATGACGATCTCATCTCGCATGATATCTGGTTTGTCGCGACGGGAGGCTCAGAGCTTGACCATGGCGGTATGAAGTCCTTCTTGCGCAACCATCGTGAAGATATCAGTGGCGCTTTCGTTATTAACTTGGACTGTATCGGTGCGGGTACCCCGACATTGTTGACACGGGAAGGGTCCAACACCTCCAAGCATTCCAATCACCGGTTGGTGCGCATGCTGTCTAAGATTGCTAAGAATCTCGGACTTTCGCTGAACCGTGCTCGCTTTGATTATGGGGATACCGACGCGACGACAGCAATACGCACGCACATCCGGGCGGTCACCATCATGGGCATGGACGAGAATGGATTGCCTGCGTACTCCCATACGTTGGATGATGTGAATGAAAACGTCGATGGGGATCAAGTGGCCGATATCGTGGCGTTGGTTACCGAGTTGATCCGCGAGTCATAA
- a CDS encoding VaFE repeat-containing surface-anchored protein, protein MRRAGIILILIAAVLSLVVFQQTAYAEEGQVKWTWDPGSLLSDIRGSDGSRGYCAQAECNVPAGTFKEWHWISDMDEQTLRGDPHGFAWLLYHVYPHTSTFGDKEYPQRSAIHISQAAIWMYQGDMKQDRTIPKKHMTADCSTEEAQAAWQLAQEAHTHDKESGPWDHAAKYWVCPTNFEQSIVAIAPTGSVKITKSSGNAQLTADNPAYSLGGAVFGIYSDEGATQEVSRATLDVNGTATVSDLGTGTYYVKEISAPAGYGVDETVHSVEIKSSDTADCTVSDMPLYGKPDIAIAKKDDQTNDATPQGDASLNDAQFKISFYAGTTDTNNLPESATKTWVMKTDDSGMIKLDNEHKVEGDDFYTLKDGTVVVPLGVIAIEETKAPGGYLLPENPRTAIAVQTDQAKDGVIALQTANYPEHVIHGGLAVQKLDSESAKDTPKGAATFEGTTFDIINTSNNAVKVAGKQVEPGAVALTITADKTGRAQTEADALPYGHYTVQESQAGKGYLTNSDWKQTVTIKTNGKMEELKEDTGCTDAVIRGDLSLIKANANTQQRMSKIPFKITSKTTGEWHIAITDENGVLDTSAGALSHTNKTNSNDQAVGEDGTVDIDKLDSEAGIWFFGSSNGTDANTISDERGALPYDTYTVEELPCQSNAGKKLVTLSLTIKRDNFEVHLGTVNNENGPSIHTELTSEVGEHTVPRGTETVVLVDTVTYSNLTPGTTYTLTGTLMDKATGEPLSGVAPQTAEFVPESENGEQEITFTIENVPETYHETVAFEKLTQDGTEVAIHTDIDDEGQTVHFSSLHTVATQADSDSHMVSAGSQCHLVDTVEYTGLIPHETYTLTATLHLVGDDGEDSGALLDAGGNVMTFTQEFVPENENGTCEVPINCDTTSLAGKHIVVFEKLTHQGKPVGSHEDIHDTGQSIVFLEHSNIPNTGDIANFPWTVGLLGSCLAAVGGINLYKRR, encoded by the coding sequence ATGCGACGTGCAGGTATCATCCTGATCCTGATCGCTGCGGTGCTCTCACTGGTCGTGTTCCAACAGACGGCCTATGCAGAGGAAGGCCAAGTGAAATGGACCTGGGACCCAGGTTCACTGCTCAGCGACATTAGGGGTAGCGATGGATCCCGGGGCTATTGCGCTCAGGCAGAATGTAATGTTCCAGCGGGAACTTTTAAAGAATGGCACTGGATTTCCGATATGGATGAGCAGACATTGCGGGGCGATCCCCATGGCTTTGCCTGGTTGCTCTACCACGTCTATCCGCATACCTCAACCTTCGGAGACAAGGAATACCCTCAGAGATCAGCAATCCATATCTCTCAGGCCGCTATCTGGATGTATCAGGGCGACATGAAACAGGACCGCACAATACCCAAAAAGCATATGACCGCTGACTGCTCCACTGAGGAAGCCCAGGCAGCCTGGCAGCTTGCGCAGGAAGCGCATACGCACGATAAGGAAAGCGGACCGTGGGACCATGCGGCAAAGTACTGGGTTTGTCCCACGAATTTTGAGCAGAGTATCGTTGCCATCGCGCCGACCGGCTCAGTGAAAATTACGAAAAGCAGCGGGAATGCTCAGCTGACCGCCGATAACCCTGCCTATTCTCTGGGAGGGGCCGTCTTCGGCATCTATAGCGACGAAGGCGCAACCCAGGAAGTGAGCAGAGCCACCCTGGATGTAAATGGTACCGCTACGGTCTCTGACCTCGGAACAGGAACCTATTACGTCAAAGAGATCAGTGCGCCAGCCGGTTATGGAGTGGACGAGACGGTCCATAGTGTAGAGATCAAGTCAAGCGATACAGCAGACTGCACCGTCAGCGATATGCCCCTCTATGGAAAACCGGATATAGCCATAGCAAAGAAGGATGACCAGACCAATGATGCGACTCCCCAAGGCGATGCGTCTCTGAATGATGCTCAGTTCAAGATCTCCTTCTATGCAGGCACCACTGACACCAACAATCTTCCTGAAAGTGCGACCAAAACCTGGGTCATGAAGACCGACGACAGTGGAATGATAAAACTCGATAATGAACACAAGGTAGAGGGTGACGACTTCTACACCTTAAAGGACGGCACCGTTGTCGTGCCACTCGGAGTGATAGCCATTGAGGAGACCAAAGCTCCCGGAGGATATCTCTTACCTGAGAATCCGCGTACCGCTATCGCAGTACAGACCGATCAGGCAAAAGATGGGGTGATTGCCCTTCAGACTGCCAACTATCCTGAACACGTTATCCATGGAGGCTTGGCAGTGCAGAAACTCGATAGCGAAAGCGCAAAGGACACGCCGAAGGGCGCTGCAACCTTTGAGGGTACGACCTTTGATATTATCAATACCTCCAACAACGCTGTTAAAGTCGCAGGAAAACAGGTAGAGCCTGGCGCCGTTGCTCTGACCATCACCGCGGACAAGACCGGAAGAGCCCAAACCGAAGCGGATGCGCTTCCCTATGGTCACTACACTGTCCAGGAGTCGCAGGCCGGCAAAGGATATCTCACCAACAGCGATTGGAAGCAAACCGTCACGATCAAAACGAATGGCAAGATGGAGGAGCTGAAAGAAGATACCGGGTGCACTGATGCCGTCATCCGGGGAGACCTTTCTCTCATCAAAGCGAATGCAAACACGCAGCAACGTATGAGTAAGATTCCTTTCAAGATCACCTCAAAGACCACCGGAGAATGGCATATCGCAATCACCGATGAGAACGGCGTACTTGATACCTCCGCCGGAGCACTCTCCCATACCAATAAGACAAACTCCAACGACCAAGCCGTCGGTGAAGACGGTACTGTCGATATCGACAAGCTCGACAGCGAAGCCGGGATATGGTTCTTCGGTTCATCCAACGGTACAGATGCTAACACGATCAGTGACGAACGCGGTGCACTCCCCTATGACACTTACACAGTGGAGGAGCTCCCCTGCCAAAGCAACGCCGGAAAGAAGCTCGTCACGCTTTCTCTTACGATCAAACGCGACAACTTTGAGGTACATCTAGGAACCGTAAACAATGAGAATGGGCCAAGTATCCATACTGAACTCACTTCTGAAGTGGGCGAGCACACCGTTCCCCGCGGCACGGAGACTGTGGTATTGGTAGATACCGTCACCTACTCAAACCTGACGCCGGGTACTACCTACACTTTGACAGGTACCTTGATGGACAAAGCTACCGGTGAGCCTCTTTCCGGCGTCGCACCTCAAACAGCCGAGTTCGTCCCGGAATCCGAAAACGGGGAGCAGGAAATCACTTTCACGATTGAAAACGTCCCTGAGACCTATCACGAGACCGTCGCGTTTGAGAAACTGACCCAGGATGGTACCGAAGTTGCGATCCATACGGATATTGACGATGAGGGACAGACTGTCCACTTCTCGTCACTGCATACGGTAGCAACTCAGGCGGACAGCGACTCCCATATGGTGAGCGCAGGCTCCCAGTGCCATCTGGTGGATACCGTGGAATATACCGGACTGATCCCCCATGAGACCTACACCCTTACCGCTACGCTTCATCTGGTCGGCGATGATGGGGAGGACAGCGGTGCTCTGTTGGATGCCGGCGGTAACGTTATGACCTTTACCCAGGAGTTTGTCCCGGAGAACGAAAACGGGACCTGTGAGGTCCCGATCAACTGTGATACCACCTCACTCGCTGGCAAACATATCGTTGTCTTTGAGAAACTGACCCATCAGGGTAAACCGGTCGGAAGCCATGAGGACATCCACGATACCGGACAGAGTATTGTCTTCTTAGAGCACTCAAATATCCCCAATACCGGTGATATCGCGAACTTCCCCTGGACAGTTGGCCTTCTTGGAAGCTGCCTGGCAGCCGTAGGTGGCATCAATCTCTACAAGAGAAGATAA
- a CDS encoding transposase produces MELDDLLRKTLDEYLASYKEHSSKIERFDKRIEELAGDDDYKESVKKLGCLLGIKTHTAPSLIVETGDFSRFAKGNTYAAFLGLAPGESSSGTKIQRSGISKAGNSHLRTLLIEGAKGICKGQIGHKSKELRCRQDGNTADVIAYADRANTRLQSKYYRMIRHGKKRNVAVAAAARELACFIWAMMTGTIAFREA; encoded by the coding sequence TTGGAACTGGATGATCTGCTGCGTAAGACCCTCGACGAGTATCTGGCATCCTATAAGGAACACTCATCAAAGATCGAACGCTTCGACAAACGGATCGAGGAACTTGCTGGCGATGATGATTACAAGGAAAGTGTCAAAAAGCTTGGCTGTCTTCTCGGTATAAAGACTCATACGGCACCTTCACTGATTGTAGAAACCGGCGATTTCAGTCGTTTTGCCAAAGGCAATACCTACGCTGCATTCCTCGGGCTTGCGCCGGGAGAATCTTCCAGTGGAACAAAGATCCAACGTAGCGGAATTTCAAAAGCTGGCAACAGTCATCTTCGTACGCTTCTCATTGAAGGGGCAAAAGGAATCTGCAAGGGACAGATCGGACATAAATCCAAGGAACTGCGCTGCAGGCAGGACGGGAATACAGCTGATGTCATTGCATATGCTGACAGAGCAAACACAAGACTTCAAAGCAAGTATTACCGCATGATCCGCCATGGGAAAAAAAGAAATGTAGCGGTTGCTGCGGCTGCCAGGGAACTTGCCTGCTTTATATGGGCAATGATGACAGGCACTATCGCTTTCAGAGAAGCCTAA
- a CDS encoding transposase, which yields MNRVLKIAMDVHSSNYTLCAMEPVVGAEDRVFANIQVPPDYKNVLQFIENLKKKLGLTDTYSVECGYEAGCLGYSLYHQLTNAGVKCVILAPSTMLAPQGKRVKTDARDANMIAQCLCYGGYHAVHVPTDKDDSVEEYLRMRDDHKLALKKIKQQINAFCLYHGFFYDGNKWTIKHWS from the coding sequence ATGAATAGAGTACTCAAAATCGCAATGGATGTCCATAGTTCGAATTACACTTTGTGTGCAATGGAGCCTGTGGTTGGGGCAGAGGACAGGGTCTTCGCCAACATCCAGGTACCCCCTGATTATAAAAACGTTCTCCAATTTATTGAGAACCTTAAAAAGAAACTTGGCCTTACCGATACTTATTCTGTTGAATGCGGCTACGAAGCCGGATGTCTTGGATACTCCTTATACCATCAGCTAACGAACGCCGGTGTAAAATGCGTCATTCTTGCGCCGAGCACAATGCTAGCCCCTCAGGGCAAGCGGGTGAAGACGGATGCACGTGATGCCAACATGATCGCTCAGTGTCTTTGCTATGGCGGATATCATGCGGTTCATGTTCCCACCGATAAGGATGACTCTGTAGAAGAATATCTTCGTATGAGGGATGACCACAAACTGGCACTCAAGAAGATCAAACAGCAGATCAATGCTTTCTGCCTGTATCATGGCTTTTTCTATGATGGCAACAAATGGACAATCAAGCACTGGAGCTAG
- a CDS encoding aminopeptidase, which produces MKFFGPMGKTPKRVGRPHNAAFEKNLHFLNLYHFDRIYYQFSNGTDLLLSMIEHHIWGGGAACMVSSRAYFPHILTEEAFPLSDRMRAGGIGHATLSLVRDSSMARDFWFRFKDGKGL; this is translated from the coding sequence TTGAAGTTTTTCGGGCCGATGGGGAAGACTCCGAAGAGGGTTGGGAGACCTCACAACGCCGCGTTTGAGAAGAACCTGCATTTCCTCAATTTGTATCACTTTGACCGTATTTACTATCAGTTCTCAAATGGCACTGACCTTCTCCTCAGTATGATCGAGCATCACATTTGGGGAGGTGGGGCTGCCTGCATGGTCTCCAGTAGAGCCTATTTTCCCCACATCCTCACAGAGGAGGCCTTCCCCTTATCTGACCGTATGCGCGCCGGCGGAATTGGACATGCAACGTTGTCACTGGTCCGCGATAGCTCGATGGCTCGAGATTTCTGGTTTCGCTTCAAAGACGGTAAAGGGTTGTGA
- a CDS encoding aminopeptidase — protein sequence MNFGETTGRDVLGHILETDENARRLGECVLICEDTPIHEKGILFYDTLYDEIASCRLALGAGFPDCFESSYDMSPESLIKADMNQSHTHVDFMIRSDDLKIDGITKQGDVAPIFVDGQWIWE from the coding sequence GTGAACTTCGGCGAGACGACCGGCAGAGACGTCCTTGGCCACATCCTTGAGACCGATGAAAATGCGCGTCGGTTGGGGGAGTGTGTCCTGATCTGCGAGGATACCCCGATTCATGAAAAGGGAATCCTCTTCTACGATACACTGTACGATGAGATCGCGAGTTGCCGCCTGGCCTTGGGTGCCGGTTTCCCCGACTGCTTCGAAAGCAGCTACGATATGAGCCCAGAGAGCCTGATCAAAGCCGACATGAACCAGAGTCACACGCATGTGGACTTCATGATCAGAAGCGATGACCTCAAGATTGACGGCATCACCAAGCAGGGTGATGTGGCTCCAATTTTTGTGGATGGACAGTGGATCTGGGAGTAA
- a CDS encoding argininosuccinate synthase: MADKERVVLAYSGGLDTSVIVKWLQVEKNMDVIAICGNVGQDEKDLSWIKQKALDMGAIASEAVDMRKEYADTILSKEIWANGKYEGIYPLLSALSRPIIAKYLVDIAHQYGATYIAHGCTGKGNDQVRFETCIRALDPSLKILAPVRDWDLTTRDSEMKWAKEHGVPVPTSHDKPYSIDDNLWGRAIECGVLEDTWNEPPADIWTMTENPENCPADPETVVIGFEGGVPTSINGKRMSLLDCITEADEIAGRNGFGRIDMIEDRVVGIKSRECYECPGAMLLLEAHHSLETLCLDAETLRQKAKLDVEWASTVYRGFWYSQNREAIDAYNAYTQKYVTGDIRIKLCKGGIFVDGLRSPYSLYDYHLATYDEGDTFDKTASDGFIKIHGLQSKTWSRIQGPGSELNWDK, encoded by the coding sequence ATGGCGGACAAAGAGAGAGTTGTTCTTGCGTATTCCGGCGGCCTCGATACTTCTGTGATCGTCAAGTGGCTCCAGGTTGAGAAAAACATGGATGTTATCGCAATCTGCGGCAACGTTGGACAGGATGAGAAGGACTTGAGCTGGATCAAGCAGAAGGCGCTTGACATGGGCGCTATCGCCTCTGAGGCAGTCGATATGCGTAAAGAGTACGCTGACACTATCCTCTCAAAAGAGATCTGGGCAAACGGCAAGTATGAGGGCATCTACCCGCTGCTTTCCGCGCTCTCACGCCCTATCATCGCAAAGTACCTGGTAGACATCGCCCACCAGTATGGCGCTACGTACATTGCGCACGGCTGCACCGGCAAGGGTAACGACCAGGTCCGCTTCGAGACCTGCATCCGTGCCCTCGATCCTTCACTTAAGATCCTGGCTCCGGTCCGTGATTGGGATCTGACCACTCGTGACTCTGAGATGAAGTGGGCGAAGGAGCACGGTGTACCCGTACCGACGAGCCACGACAAGCCATACTCTATCGATGACAACCTGTGGGGCCGCGCTATCGAGTGTGGCGTCCTTGAGGATACCTGGAACGAGCCGCCTGCGGACATCTGGACTATGACTGAGAATCCTGAGAACTGCCCCGCAGATCCGGAGACCGTTGTGATCGGCTTTGAGGGCGGCGTGCCAACCTCAATCAACGGTAAGAGGATGTCCCTGCTTGACTGCATCACCGAGGCGGACGAGATCGCCGGACGCAACGGCTTTGGCCGTATCGATATGATCGAGGACCGTGTTGTCGGTATCAAGAGCCGTGAGTGCTATGAGTGTCCGGGAGCAATGCTGCTCCTTGAGGCACACCATTCCCTCGAGACGCTCTGTCTCGACGCTGAGACCCTTCGTCAGAAGGCCAAGCTGGATGTTGAGTGGGCTTCCACGGTGTACCGTGGCTTCTGGTATTCACAGAACCGTGAGGCAATCGATGCCTACAACGCCTATACGCAGAAGTATGTGACGGGCGATATTCGCATCAAGCTGTGCAAGGGCGGTATCTTCGTCGATGGCCTGCGTTCACCCTATAGCCTCTATGATTACCATCTGGCTACCTACGATGAGGGCGATACGTTTGATAAGACTGCATCCGATGGCTTCATCAAGATCCATGGCCTGCAGTCCAAGACCTGGTCTCGTATCCAGGGCCCAGGTTCTGAGCTCAATTGGGACAAGTAA